The proteins below are encoded in one region of Thermothelomyces thermophilus ATCC 42464 chromosome 1, complete sequence:
- a CDS encoding condensin complex component cnd2-like protein, whose protein sequence is MPRIAQGPRRSGSRVTSGSLLASPFKSPVKIPLNDDAQEKAQRSHGRKAAHEAQINQLRAAATSTPRRSSTSFNDFQNAETPGSSPRTPRRRRSVNYTTILDDDEQLVVGGKAVTPMKRVPILANFEEWMKMATDNKINAANSWNFALIDYFHDMSLLKEGDGVNFQKASCTLDGCVKIYTSRVDSVATETGKLLSGLADSRDNKRKGRDGDEEEDEEEEVDEDGNVRKKPKKKTQRSSEATLAPSFASLQLKKLELEFAVDPLFKKASADFDEGGAKGLLLNHLMIDSQGRIVFDSSDDAEDAAEAASKSRTRDEGENVNGEEGDEDLLMTDRDETPAPERSKEQGRKDEEEEEDVEIDVPGLGARFFPDLNILDSLDVCPSLKTFDLGDPSGSLDIPFLRAPDDWRDQDKEKTPGPGGIGDKSGMFIDEENPLGFDDEDGLGTFDLGADMMRVYDAGLGMGDGAAADGEGDGADLLDSGNGDFAISMTHAQKADRVHEDILSYFDQALQKNWTSAEHWRIRKIKDVNKPTEPTRQRKEKQPFEIDFAAPLDPAVAEAIYTQASSNAAISLAKKDWKSKSRNLLPDDKHFSSKQLLSLFLKPKARMGRRRVLGSGSRIGNVDSQRQQNDVPEGEMDEAFWASQKAPLQSADHHHASSPDDEGLPQGDYDANFFQDDGLPFAGGGGRDDDDDDDDMDEFADARDHFSPEAGGPGMMTDVGMTGAFGGLTVTNPADLAFGTMLVTQNRRVRPEYVQYARVAKKVDVRRLKEEIWKGMGFERPDDENQAAANNNNNSRLMTPTSPEKSTTSTAPGTEADPTLKFTDVMNDLQRVYPKPVMDDISTSFCFICLLHLANEKGLVIEKTEGLDELLIRKDWTAEITEGE, encoded by the exons ATGCCTCGAATCGCCCAGGGACCGCGCAGGAGCGGGAGTAGAGTCACTTCTGGCTCTCTCCTCGCGTCCCCCTTCAAATCGCCAGTCAA GATTCCCCTCAACGACGACGCTCAAGAGAAGGCCCAACGATCCCACGGCCGCAAGGCGGCTCACGAGGCCCAGATCAACCAGCTCCGGGCGGCAGCGACGAGCACTCCGCGCAGGTCGAGCACCTCGTTCAACGATTTCCAGAATGCCGAAACGCCAGGTTCCAGCCCGCGGACGCCGCGCCGCCGTAGGAGCGTTAACTATACCACCATcctggacgacgacgaacaGCTCGTCGTTGGCGGCAAGGCCGTCACCCCGATGAAGCGGGTGCCTATTCTTGCCAACTTTGAGGAGTGGATGAAGATGGCGACCGACAACAAGATCAACGCCGCCAACTCGTGGAACTTTGCGCTCATCGACTACTTCCACGACATGTCGCTGCTCAAGGAGGGGGATGGCGTCAATTTCCAAAAGGCCAGCTGCACCCTCGACGGGTGCGTCAAGATCTACACCAGCAGAGTCGACAGCGTTGCCACCGAAACCGGCAAACTGCTCAGTGGCTTGGCCGACAGCCGCGACAACAAGAGGAAAGGCCGCGATGgggacgaggaagaggacgaggaggaagaggtcgACGAAGATGGCAACGTTAGGAAGAAGCCCAAGAAGAAG ACCCAGAGATCGTCCGAAGCCACCCTTGCACCATCCTTTGCGTCTCTGCAGCTGAAAAAGCTGGAGCTCGAGTTCGCCGTCGACCCGCTCTTCAAGAAGGCGTCCGCAGACTTTGACGAGGGCGGCGCAAAGGGCCTCCTGCTGAATCATCTGATGATTGACTCGCAAGGCCGGATCGTATTCGACAGCAGCGATGACGCCGAAGATGCTGCCGAGGCTGCCTCCAAGTCCCGCACGCGGGATGAGGGGGAGAATGTCAATGGAGAGGAGGGAGACGAGGATCTTTTGATGACCGACCGGGACGAGACTCCTGCGCCGGAGCGGTCAAAGGAGCAAGGGCGGaaggatgaggaggaggaagaggatgtGGAAATCGACGTTCCCGGTCTCGGGGCGAGGTTCTTCCCGGATCTCAATATCCTGGACAGCCTGGACGTTTGCCCGTCCCTCAAAACCTTTGATCTCGGCGACCCTTCGGGCTCCTTGGATATTCCGTTCCTCAGGGCGCCCGACGACTGGCGCGACCAAGACAAGGAGAAGACACCAGGGCCGGGGGGGATCGGCGACAAGTCGGGCATGTTCATTGACGAGGAAAACCCGCTCGGATTCGACGACGAAGACGGGCTCGGCACCTTTGATCTGGGTGCAGAT ATGATGCGCGTTTACGACGCCGGCCTGGGCATGGGGGATGGCGCCGCGGCGGACGGAGAAGGCGACGGCGCGGACCTGCTTGATTCCGGGAACGGCGACTTTGCCATCTCCATGACGCACGCCCAAAAGGCCGACAGGGTGCACGAGGATATCCTCAGCTACTTCGACCAGGCGCTGCAGAAGAACTGGACCAGCGCCGAGCACTGGAGGATACGGAAAATCAAGGACGTGAACAAGCCGACCGAGCCCACGAGGCAACGCAAGGAGAAGCAGCCGTTCGAGATCGATTTTGCCGCTCCGCTCGACCCGGCCGTCGCCGAGGCCATCTACACCCAGGCGTCCAGCAACGCGGCCATCTCCCTCGCCAAGAAGGACTGGAAGTCCAAGTCGCGCAACCTGCTCCCGGACGACAAGCACTTCAGCTCCAAACAGCTCCTGAGCCTCTTCCTCAAGCCCAAGGCCCGCATGGGCCGTCGGCGGGTgctcggcagcggcagccggATCGGCAACGTCGACTCGCAGCGCCAGCAAAACGACGTACCCGAGGGGGAGATGGACGAGGCATTCTGGGCCTCTCAGAAGGCACCCCTGCAGTCGGCCGACCACCACCACGCCTCCTCCCCGGACGACGAGGGTCTGCCGCAGGGCGACTACGACGCCAACTTCTTCCAGGACGACGGCCTGCCGttcgcgggcggcggcggccgggacgacgacgacgacgacgacgacatggACGAGTTCGCCGACGCGCGCGATCACTTCTCGCCCGAGGCCGGCGGGCCGGGCATGATGACGGACGTGGGCATGACGGGCGCCTTTGGCGGCCTGACGGTGACAAACCCGGCCGATCTGGCCTTCGGCACCATGCTGGTGACGCAGAACAGGAGGGTCCGGCCCGAATATGTGCAGTACGCCCGGGTGGCCAAGAAGGTGGACGTCAGGCGACTCAAGGAGGAGATCTGGAAGGGCATGGGCTTCGAACGGCCTGAT GACGAAAACCAGGCCGCGgcaaacaacaacaacaacagccgcCTCATGACCCCGACCTCCCCCGAAAAGTCGACCACGTCCACAGCACCGGGTACGGAAGCGGATCCGACGCTCAAGTTCACCGACGTTATGAACGACCTGCAGCGCGTCTACCCGAAGCCGGTCATGGACGACATCTCGACCAGCTTCTGCTTCATCTGTCTGTTGCACTTGGCCAACGAGAAGGGCCTGGTCATCGAGAAGACCGAAGGGCTGGACGAGTTGTTAATCAGGAAGGATTGGACCGCGGAAATCACGGAGGGGGAGTAA
- a CDS encoding glycoside hydrolase family 7 protein (CAZy_ID 267970), producing MYRQVATALSFTSLVLGQQAGTLTEEIHPSLPIEVCTAPGSCTKEDTTVVLDANWRWTHVTDGYTNCYTGNAWNETACPDGVTCAANCAIDGADYEGTYGITTPSDGALKLNFVTKNQNGQNVGSRVYLMKGDDKYRLFNLLNKEFTFDVDVSNLPCGLNGAVYFSEMDEDGGMSRFEGNKAGAKYGTGYCDSQCPQDIKFINGEANTEGWGGTDGNSGTGKYGTCCAEMDIWEANSDATAYTPHPCKVNEQTRCESEEECGAGDNRYAGLCDKDGCDFNSFRLGNKEFYGPGMTVDTSKPFTVVTQFITDDNTDTGALKEIRRFYVQDGTVIPNSQTVIEGVDPTNSITDEFCEQQKTAFGDTNYFKTVGGLSAMGKSLEKMVLVLSVWDDHAAAMNWLDSNYPTDGDPSKPGVARGRCDAEAGLPENVEAEHPDASVTYSNIKIGAINSTFTAA from the exons ATGTACCGGCAGGTCGCGACCGCTCTCTCCTTCACCAGCCTCGTGCTCGGCCAGCAAGCGGGAACCCTCACCGAGGAGATCCACCCCTCGCTTCCCATCGAGGTGTGCACAGCTCCCGGCTCGTGCACTAAGGAGGACACCACCGTGGTCCTGGAC GCCAACTGGCGCTGGACACACGTCACCGACGGCTACACCAACTGCTACACGGGCAACGCCTGGAACGAGACGGCCTGCCCCGACGGCGTGACGTGCGCGGCCAACTGCGCCATCGACGGCGCCGACTACGAGGGCACGTACGGTATCACGACGCCGTCCGATGGCGCACTCAAGCTCAACTTTGTCACCAAGAACCAGAACGGCCAGAACGTCGGCTCGCGCGTCTACCTGATGAAGGGTGACGACAAGTACCGCCTCTTCAACCTGCTCAACAAGGAGTTCACCTTTGACGTTGACGTGTCCAACCTGCCCTGCGGCCTGAACGGCGCTGTCTATTTCAGCGAGatggacgaggacggcggcATGTCCCGCTTCGAGGGCAACAAGGCCGGCGCCAAGTACGGCACCGGCTACTGCGACAGCCAGTGCCCGCAGGACATCAAGTTTATCAACGGCGAG GCCAACACCGAGGGCTGGGGCGGCACTGACGGAAACTCCGGCACCGGCAAGTACGGCACCTGCTGCGCCGAGATGGACATCTGGGAGGCCAACTCAGACGCCACCGCCTACACTCCGCACCCGTGCAAGGTTAACGAGCAGACCCGGTGCGAGAGTGAGGAGGAGTGCGGTGCGGGAGACAACCGGTACGCCGGCCTGTGCGACAAGG ATGGCTGCGACTTCAACAGCTTCCGCCTGGGAAACAAGGAGTTCTACGGCCCAGGCATGACGGTCGACACGAGCAAGCCCTTCACGGTGGTAACGCAGTTCATCACTGACGACAACACCGACACGGGCGCCCTCAAGGAGATCCGCCGCTTCTACGTGCAGGACGGCACCGTGATCCCCAACTCGCAGACCGTCATCGAAGGCGTCGACCCCACCAACTCCATCACGGACGAGTTTTGCGAGCAGCAGAAGACGGCCTTTGGCGACACCAACTACTTCAAGACGGTCGGTGGCCTGTCCGCCATGGGCAAGTCGCTCGAGAAGATGGTGCTCGTCCTCAGCGTTTGGGATGATCA TGCCGCCGCCATGAACTGGCTGGACAGCAACTACCCCACCGATGGCGACCCGTCCA
- a CDS encoding histone deacetylase phd1-like protein, whose amino-acid sequence MDVSAYQYRPPKPNYLPHNIEADDPIVEEYAVPLGKADDRENAIFFNKMKFAAQEYGIVRPKGYRVSYHATPEMEKHHFGQTHPMKPWRLTLTKSLVTSYGMPFAMDNYVTREATYEELNAFHSSDYLDYLSTATPEDQPQDIDNSDKEVKYNLGGSDCPLFHGLYNYCSMSAGCSLDAARKITNNQSDIAIAWGGGLHHAKKYEASGFCYINDIVLAILQLLRIYPRVLYIDIDVHHGDGVEEAFYSTDRVMTVSFHKYHPETFFPGTGALEDNGPKSEHNPGAHHAINVPLQDGITDEQYENLFQSIIGPINERYRPSAIALQCGADSLAGDRLGRFNLRVQGHGACVRYCKSLGLPMIMFGGGGYTPRNVARAWAYETSIAIGADTRIPETIPEHAPWREHFIHDTLFPTLEQSMNEPRHNRNSDKRLREIVAHVHEQLRFVSHAPSVQSTIIPPDLGPIRDDVEARLKEESEEKDGGLRKIQEEGLGQEGEF is encoded by the coding sequence ATGGATGTCTCGGCCTACCAATATAGGCCCCCAAAGCCCAACTATCTGCCTCACAATATCGAGGCCGATGACCCCATCGTGGAAGAGTACGCCGTCCCGCTCGGCAAGGCTGACGACCGCGAAAATGCCATCTTCTTCAACAAGATGAAGTTCGCGGCGCAGGAGTACGGCATTGTCCGTCCCAAGGGGTACAGGGTCTCGTACCACGCCACGCCCGAGATGGAGAAGCATCACTTTGGACAGACGCACCCCATGAAGCCGTGGCGCCTGACGCTAACCAAGAGCCTTGTCACATCGTACGGAATGCCCTTTGCCATGGACAACTACGTGACGCGGGAGGCCACGTACGAGGAGCTCAATGCGTTTCACTCGAGCGACTATCTCGACTACTTGTCAACAGCAACCCCCGAAGACCAGCCACAGGATATAGACAACTCTGACAAGGAGGTCAAGTACAACCTCGGCGGGAGTGACTGCCCGCTCTTCCATGGGCTCTACAACTACTGCTCCATGTCGGCGGGATGCTCACTCGACGCTGCGCGCAAGATCACCAACAACCAGTCCGATATCGCCATCGCTTGGGGCGGCGGGCTACACCACGCCAAGAAGTACGAGGCATCGGGCTTCTGCTATATCAACGACATTGTGCTCGCCATATTACAGCTGCTGCGCATCTACCCACGCGTGTTGTACATCGACATTGATGTGCACCACGGCGATGGCGTCGAAGAGGCCTTTTACTCGACCGACCGCGTCATGACCGTCTCGTTCCACAAGTACCACCCGGAGACCTTCTTTCCCGGCACCGGTGCGCTCGAGGACAATGGGCCAAAGAGCGAGCACAACCCGGGAGCGCACCACGCCATCAACGTCCCCCTACAAGACGGCATCACGGACGAACAGTACGAGAACCTCTTCCAGAGCATCATTGGTCCCATCAACGAGCGCTACCGGCCGAGCGCCATTGCGCTACAATGTGGCGCGGACTCGCTGGCAGGCGACCGTCTCGGTCGCTTCAACCTCCGCGTCCAGGGCCACGGCGCCTGCGTGCGGTACTGCAAGAGCCTCGGCCTACCGATGATTAtgtttggcggcggcggataCACGCCGCGCAACGTTGCACGTGCCTGGGCATACGAGACATCGATCGCCATCGGAGCCGACACGCGGATCCCCGAAACCATTCCCGAGCACGCGCCGTGGCGTGAGCATTTCATCCATGACACGCTGTTCCCGACACTCGAGCAGAGCATGAACGAGCCGCGCCATAACCGCAACTCGGACAAGCGGCTGCGCGAGATTGTCGCTCACGTACACGAGCAGCTCCGCTTCGTTTCGCACGCGCCCAGCGTCCAGAGCACCATTATCCCTCCTGATCTCGGGCCGATTAGGGACGATGTGGAAGCACGCTTGAAGGAAGAAAGTGAAGAGAAGGACGGAGGGTTGAGGAAGATTCAGGAGGAAGGGTTAGGACAAGAAGGGGAATTTTAA